The following are encoded together in the Actinoplanes sp. N902-109 genome:
- a CDS encoding alpha/beta fold hydrolase codes for MRFRRPAPPDGGPRNSGPGPSAPRTGRPTLPAPVTHLLETPHGVRLEQLITGTGDPVTVFAHGLAGDIAGTRPLGSAVTGRRVFFHFRGHGRSSAPPGPWSFADLAADLRAVADHAGASRAVGVSMGAAALCRLLAEDPGRFERIVLYLPAPLDGVRPRSAEQRLSRLLAALESGEAAAVAEAVEPELPPAVRDTPTGWSFLRQRVEQLQRDGLAPELGSLWREPAVADVGLLRAYRGKALVIGCHGDELHPVSWAERVAGLLPGAQLQVYDRPAVLWTNRRELRDRISTFLNTP; via the coding sequence GTGAGATTCCGCCGCCCGGCGCCCCCGGACGGCGGCCCCCGGAATTCCGGCCCGGGACCCAGCGCCCCGCGCACCGGCCGGCCCACCCTTCCGGCGCCGGTCACCCACCTTCTCGAAACCCCGCATGGGGTACGCCTCGAGCAGCTGATCACCGGCACCGGCGACCCGGTCACCGTGTTCGCGCACGGGCTGGCCGGGGACATCGCCGGCACCCGCCCGCTGGGCAGCGCGGTGACCGGCCGGCGGGTCTTCTTCCACTTCCGTGGGCACGGGCGGTCCAGCGCGCCACCCGGGCCGTGGAGCTTCGCCGACCTGGCCGCCGACCTGCGCGCGGTCGCCGACCACGCCGGCGCCAGCCGGGCGGTCGGGGTGAGCATGGGCGCGGCCGCGCTGTGCCGGCTGCTGGCCGAGGATCCCGGCCGGTTCGAACGGATCGTCCTCTACCTGCCCGCGCCGCTCGACGGCGTCCGGCCCCGCAGCGCCGAGCAACGGCTCAGCCGGCTGCTGGCGGCCCTCGAGTCCGGTGAGGCGGCGGCGGTGGCCGAGGCAGTCGAGCCGGAACTGCCCCCGGCGGTGCGGGACACCCCGACCGGATGGAGTTTCCTGCGCCAGCGGGTCGAGCAGCTGCAGCGTGACGGGCTCGCGCCCGAGCTGGGCTCGTTGTGGCGGGAGCCCGCTGTTGCGGATGTCGGGCTGCTCCGGGCGTACCGGGGGAAGGCCCTGGTCATCGGGTGTCACGGGGACGAGCTGCACCCGGTCTCATGGGCCGAGCGCGTGGCCGGCCTGCTGCCGGGGGCGCAGCTGCAGGTGTACGACCGGCCTGCCGTGCTGTGGACGAACCGGCGGGAGTTACGGGACCGAATCTCCACGTTCCTCAACACGCCGTAA
- a CDS encoding GH1 family beta-glucosidase: MTATVEVESSGEPQATGVRFPEGFVWGAATASYQIEGAATEDGRGPSIWDTFSRTPGRVHAGHTGDVACDHYHRYVDDVAMMAGLGLRAYRFSIAWPRVQPDGTGPVNTRGLDFYDRLVDELIGKGIDPVVTLYHWDLPQTLQDRGGWTNRETAEAFADYAQIVYARLGDRVKTWTTLNEPWCSAYLGYGNGVHAPGIQDPASALISVHHLLLGHGLAARALRSAGAQTVSITLNPTAVAPLDPQNPADIAAARIVDGVGNRIFLEPLFRGAYPDDVREIIGRFTDLSHIREGDEKIINAPIDVLGVNYYTPTYVSAQPGTPAALDTPGSEGIAFRKPVGPITDIGWQIEPAALTRLLNRLHDDYGVPMMITENGAAYPDGPSPETGEVNDTDRVAYLDSHLRACLDAISHGVDLRGYFAWSLMDNFEWAEGYNMRFGLVHVDYTTQERRPKQSAKWYSEVIKRNGLGGGTAADER, translated from the coding sequence ATGACGGCAACCGTCGAGGTGGAATCCAGCGGCGAGCCACAAGCCACGGGGGTGCGGTTCCCGGAGGGCTTCGTCTGGGGCGCGGCGACCGCGTCGTACCAGATCGAGGGGGCGGCGACCGAGGACGGTCGCGGCCCCTCCATCTGGGACACGTTCAGCCGTACGCCGGGACGGGTGCACGCCGGGCACACCGGGGACGTGGCGTGCGACCACTACCACCGTTACGTCGACGACGTGGCCATGATGGCCGGCCTGGGGCTGCGGGCCTACCGGTTCTCCATCGCGTGGCCGCGCGTCCAGCCCGACGGCACCGGCCCGGTCAACACCCGTGGCCTGGACTTCTACGACCGGCTGGTGGACGAGCTGATCGGCAAGGGCATCGACCCGGTCGTCACGCTCTACCACTGGGACCTGCCGCAGACGCTGCAGGACCGCGGCGGCTGGACCAACCGGGAGACCGCCGAGGCCTTCGCCGACTACGCGCAGATCGTCTACGCCCGGCTCGGCGACCGGGTGAAGACGTGGACCACCCTCAACGAGCCGTGGTGCTCGGCCTACCTGGGCTACGGCAACGGGGTGCACGCGCCCGGCATCCAGGACCCGGCCTCGGCGCTCATCTCCGTGCACCACCTGCTGCTCGGGCACGGACTCGCGGCCCGGGCCCTGCGCTCGGCGGGCGCGCAGACGGTCAGCATCACGCTGAACCCGACCGCGGTCGCCCCGCTGGACCCGCAGAACCCCGCCGACATCGCCGCCGCGCGCATCGTCGACGGCGTGGGCAACCGGATCTTCCTCGAGCCGCTGTTCCGCGGGGCCTACCCGGACGACGTCCGCGAGATCATCGGCCGGTTCACCGACCTCTCGCACATCCGCGAGGGCGACGAGAAGATCATCAACGCACCGATCGACGTACTGGGCGTCAACTACTACACGCCCACGTACGTCTCCGCGCAGCCCGGCACGCCCGCGGCGCTGGACACCCCGGGCAGCGAGGGCATCGCGTTCCGCAAGCCGGTCGGGCCGATCACCGACATCGGCTGGCAGATCGAGCCGGCCGCGCTGACCCGGCTGCTCAACCGGCTGCACGACGACTACGGCGTACCGATGATGATCACCGAGAACGGCGCCGCCTACCCGGACGGCCCGTCGCCGGAGACCGGCGAGGTCAACGACACCGACCGGGTGGCGTATCTCGACTCGCACCTGCGCGCGTGCTTGGATGCCATTTCGCACGGAGTGGACCTTCGGGGATACTTCGCGTGGTCGTTGATGGACAACTTCGAGTGGGCCGAGGGTTACAACATGCGCTTCGGGCTGGTGCACGTGGACTACACCACCCAGGAGCGCCGGCCCAAGCAGAGCGCGAAGTGGTACAGCGAGGTCATCAAGCGCAACGGCCTGGGCGGCGGCACGGCCGCGGATGAGCGGTGA
- a CDS encoding asparaginase, whose translation MILAEVVRSGFTEGAHDGSVVVLDAAGAVVAEAGDVTGPVFPRSSNKPLQTVGMLRCGLRTGEPADLALISGSHYGERFHVERVRRILATAGLTEEALRCVTSLPLLESERDLVLRAGGGPSRILMNCSGKHAGMLATCVQNGWSLEDYRDPKHPLQVALADTVTELVGEPIAATGVDGCGAPVFAFSLTALARGFQKLVAAPPTSFERLVADTMRADPELVAGTGAEDTRLMHGVPGLLAKGGAEGVVAVAIPEVGAVALKISDGAMRARMPVLVSALRKLGVDAPVLDELATEPILGGGERVGEVRAVW comes from the coding sequence ATGATCCTCGCCGAGGTGGTGCGCTCGGGGTTCACCGAAGGCGCGCACGACGGGTCCGTGGTGGTGCTGGACGCGGCCGGTGCGGTGGTGGCCGAGGCCGGCGACGTGACCGGGCCGGTCTTCCCGCGCTCGTCCAACAAGCCGCTGCAGACGGTGGGCATGCTGCGGTGCGGGTTGCGTACGGGAGAACCGGCCGACCTGGCCCTGATCAGCGGAAGCCATTACGGGGAGCGGTTCCACGTGGAACGTGTGCGCCGCATCCTGGCCACCGCCGGGCTGACCGAGGAGGCGCTGCGCTGCGTCACGTCGTTGCCGCTGCTGGAGAGCGAACGCGACCTCGTGCTGCGGGCCGGCGGCGGCCCGTCGCGGATCCTGATGAACTGCTCGGGCAAGCACGCCGGCATGCTCGCCACCTGTGTGCAGAACGGCTGGTCGCTGGAGGACTATCGGGACCCGAAGCACCCGTTGCAGGTGGCGCTGGCCGACACGGTCACCGAACTGGTCGGCGAACCGATCGCGGCGACCGGGGTGGACGGCTGTGGGGCGCCGGTGTTCGCCTTCTCGCTCACCGCGCTCGCCCGTGGTTTCCAGAAGCTGGTCGCGGCTCCGCCGACGTCGTTCGAGCGGCTGGTGGCCGACACCATGCGGGCCGACCCCGAGTTGGTGGCCGGCACGGGCGCCGAGGACACCCGGCTGATGCACGGCGTGCCGGGCCTGCTGGCCAAGGGCGGTGCCGAGGGTGTCGTGGCGGTGGCGATCCCGGAGGTGGGCGCGGTGGCTCTCAAGATCTCCGATGGCGCGATGCGGGCGCGGATGCCGGTGCTGGTGTCCGCGCTGCGCAAGCTGGGGGTCGACGCGCCGGTGCTGGACGAGCTGGCCACCGAGCCGATCCTGGGCGGCGGCGAGCGGGTCGGGGAGGTCCGCGCGGTCTGGTGA
- a CDS encoding helix-turn-helix domain-containing protein, which translates to MATGKDLPQDIGLFIRDLRQTAKISLRQLADRAGVSNPYLSQIERGLRKPSAEVLQQLASALRVSTPAMYLRAGLLDGEGQQGVLAAIAVDPELTMAQKQSLTQIYETFRNENARQAPPDADVPDEEAALREVLREQAAAEEQAVEPDKDAALKAVVEDVAVVESGGAPPPPSTKSAPETTQPEEKP; encoded by the coding sequence ATGGCCACCGGCAAGGATCTGCCCCAGGACATCGGGTTGTTCATCCGTGACCTGCGGCAGACCGCAAAAATCTCGCTCCGGCAGCTCGCCGACCGGGCGGGAGTCAGCAATCCCTATCTGAGCCAGATCGAGCGGGGCTTGCGCAAGCCCAGCGCCGAGGTGCTGCAGCAGCTGGCCAGCGCGCTGCGCGTGTCCACGCCCGCGATGTACCTGCGGGCCGGCCTGCTCGACGGCGAGGGGCAGCAGGGTGTGCTGGCCGCCATCGCCGTCGATCCCGAGCTGACGATGGCGCAGAAGCAGTCGCTCACCCAGATCTACGAGACGTTCCGCAACGAGAACGCCCGCCAGGCACCGCCCGACGCCGACGTCCCCGACGAGGAGGCGGCTCTGCGCGAGGTGCTGCGCGAGCAGGCCGCCGCCGAGGAGCAGGCGGTCGAGCCCGACAAGGACGCTGCGCTCAAGGCCGTCGTCGAGGACGTTGCGGTCGTCGAGAGCGGCGGTGCGCCGCCGCCTCCTTCCACCAAGAGCGCTCCCGAGACCACTCAGCCCGAGGAGAAACCGTGA
- a CDS encoding EI24 domain-containing protein has translation MVRDFFTGVGLLGRGLGLVLRSPRLLGLGLLPALISGLLYAAAISTLVVFIDDVAAAVTWFADDWSEGVRDVVRVVAGGAVLGLAGLLGVLTFTAVTLLIGDPFYEKISGRVEHRYGGIPDEVEVPLWQSLRRSLVDSLRLIGLSVVVGIPLFAAGFIPVVGQTVVPVIGAVVGGWLLTLELTGVPFEKRGKRLRHRREELRARRPLALGYGVAVFLCFLIPLGAVLLMPAAVAGSALLARMVFGLPTRITTVPVTPSL, from the coding sequence ATGGTGCGTGACTTCTTCACCGGCGTCGGTCTGCTGGGCCGCGGTCTCGGCCTGGTGCTCCGCTCACCGCGGCTGCTCGGGCTGGGTCTGCTGCCGGCGTTGATCTCGGGCCTGCTCTATGCCGCTGCCATCAGCACGCTGGTCGTGTTCATCGACGACGTGGCCGCGGCGGTCACCTGGTTCGCCGACGACTGGTCCGAGGGTGTGCGCGACGTGGTCCGGGTGGTCGCCGGCGGCGCGGTGCTGGGGCTGGCCGGGCTGCTCGGCGTGCTCACCTTCACCGCGGTCACGCTGCTGATCGGCGACCCGTTCTACGAGAAGATCTCCGGGCGGGTCGAGCACCGCTACGGCGGGATACCCGACGAGGTCGAGGTGCCGCTGTGGCAGTCGCTGCGCCGCAGCCTGGTGGACTCGTTGCGGCTCATCGGGCTGTCCGTGGTGGTCGGCATCCCGTTGTTCGCCGCCGGGTTCATCCCCGTGGTGGGGCAGACCGTGGTGCCGGTGATCGGTGCGGTGGTGGGCGGCTGGCTGCTGACGCTGGAGTTGACCGGGGTGCCGTTCGAGAAGCGCGGCAAGCGGCTCCGGCACCGCCGCGAGGAGCTGCGGGCCCGCCGGCCGCTGGCGCTCGGCTACGGGGTGGCGGTCTTCCTGTGCTTCCTGATCCCGCTGGGTGCGGTGCTGCTGATGCCGGCTGCGGTGGCCGGCTCGGCGCTGCTCGCCCGCATGGTGTTCGGCCTGCCGACCCGCATCACCACCGTGCCGGTCACGCCGTCGCTCTGA
- a CDS encoding DUF2516 family protein — MVSSAPLFYDDVRYYINVLVVIGSMVVQAVAFIHCVTQRGDGFQAIGTLPKGAWLAILAVCMVLTLLGGATGIFGLIGVAAALIYLLDVRPGLRDLSDGKGFW; from the coding sequence ATGGTCTCCAGCGCGCCGCTGTTCTACGACGATGTCCGCTACTACATCAACGTGCTCGTCGTCATCGGATCGATGGTCGTGCAGGCTGTGGCGTTCATCCACTGCGTCACCCAGCGCGGCGACGGGTTCCAGGCCATCGGCACCCTGCCCAAGGGCGCGTGGCTGGCGATCCTCGCGGTCTGCATGGTGCTCACCCTGCTCGGCGGGGCGACCGGCATCTTCGGCCTGATCGGCGTGGCCGCCGCGCTGATCTACCTGCTCGACGTCCGGCCCGGGCTGCGCGACCTCTCGGACGGCAAGGGCTTCTGGTGA
- a CDS encoding 3-keto-5-aminohexanoate cleavage protein: MTGTLITVAPTGAESSKAATPALPVTLDELVATAKECEALGAAVVHVHIRDDAAEPTLDQGRLRATVAALRESTGLIVQLSSGGAVTDPEADRLAVLDAGPEMASCTMGTVNFGDGVFLNRWEFIVDLHTRMQERGIVPEYEIFDLGQLTTLQVLLDKHGLPFGGHVHVDLVMGVPGGMPGTADALVACHRVIRDLPAGTTFSATGIGRSTIPVMLASLSAGGHLRVGMEDTLTYAKGRAVESNMQLVARAVGFAQLAQRPPLTAAQARELLGVPAR; encoded by the coding sequence ATGACCGGGACCCTGATCACTGTCGCGCCCACCGGCGCCGAGAGCAGCAAGGCAGCCACACCAGCGCTGCCGGTGACCCTGGACGAGCTCGTGGCCACCGCCAAGGAGTGCGAGGCGCTGGGCGCCGCCGTCGTCCACGTCCACATCCGCGACGATGCGGCCGAGCCCACCCTGGACCAGGGCCGGCTGCGCGCCACGGTGGCCGCCCTGCGCGAGTCCACCGGGTTGATCGTGCAGCTCTCCTCCGGCGGCGCGGTGACCGATCCGGAGGCCGATCGGCTGGCCGTGCTCGACGCCGGCCCCGAGATGGCGTCCTGCACGATGGGCACGGTCAACTTCGGCGACGGCGTGTTCCTCAACCGCTGGGAGTTCATCGTCGACCTGCACACCCGGATGCAGGAGCGCGGCATCGTCCCCGAGTACGAGATCTTCGACCTCGGTCAGCTCACCACGCTCCAGGTGCTGCTGGACAAGCACGGGTTGCCGTTCGGCGGCCACGTCCACGTCGACCTGGTGATGGGGGTGCCCGGTGGCATGCCCGGCACCGCCGACGCCCTGGTCGCCTGTCACCGGGTCATCCGCGACCTGCCGGCGGGCACCACCTTCTCGGCCACTGGCATCGGGCGCAGCACGATCCCGGTCATGCTGGCTTCGTTGTCCGCCGGCGGCCACCTGCGGGTCGGCATGGAGGACACCCTCACGTACGCGAAAGGCCGCGCGGTGGAGTCGAACATGCAACTGGTGGCCCGCGCGGTCGGGTTCGCCCAGCTCGCCCAGCGCCCGCCGCTGACCGCCGCCCAGGCCCGTGAGCTGCTGGGGGTGCCGGCCCGATGA
- a CDS encoding LacI family DNA-binding transcriptional regulator gives MVTRERPTLEAVARRAGVSRATVSRVVNGSTTVAVAIRDAVNQAVEELGYVPNQAARSLVTQRTESIALILPETANRVFSDDLFFPAVIRGVSVELEAADKQLVLMMAGSAASHDRVERYAMAGHVDGVMFASMHGSDPLPDALFRLGIPVVCSGRPMTPTELPVPYVDVDHVGGVAAAVRHLVHIGRRRIATVAGPQDMIAGVDRLAGYRMTLRAAGLTEHVTVGDFTRESGVQAMRRLLAADPGLDAVFVASDMMAHGALQALKEAGRRVPEDVAVIGFDDVEISRLSDPPLTTVHQPIVDMGRTMARQILGLVADRRDVPPAVVLPTELVLRATA, from the coding sequence ATGGTGACGCGGGAGCGGCCCACGCTCGAAGCGGTGGCCCGGCGTGCCGGGGTGTCGCGCGCGACCGTCTCCCGCGTCGTCAACGGTTCCACCACCGTCGCGGTGGCCATCCGCGACGCGGTCAACCAGGCGGTCGAGGAGCTGGGCTACGTGCCCAACCAGGCCGCGCGGAGCCTGGTCACCCAGCGCACCGAGTCGATCGCGCTGATCCTGCCGGAGACGGCCAACCGGGTGTTCTCCGACGACCTGTTCTTCCCGGCGGTGATCCGCGGGGTGAGCGTCGAGCTGGAGGCGGCCGACAAGCAGCTGGTGCTGATGATGGCGGGCTCGGCGGCCAGCCACGACCGGGTCGAGCGGTACGCCATGGCCGGGCACGTCGACGGCGTCATGTTCGCCTCGATGCACGGCTCGGACCCGCTGCCGGACGCGCTGTTCCGGCTGGGCATCCCGGTGGTCTGCAGCGGCCGCCCGATGACCCCGACCGAGCTGCCGGTGCCGTACGTGGACGTCGACCATGTCGGCGGGGTGGCCGCGGCCGTGCGCCACCTGGTCCATATCGGGCGGCGGCGGATCGCCACGGTGGCCGGGCCGCAGGACATGATCGCCGGCGTCGACCGGCTCGCCGGCTATCGCATGACGCTGCGCGCGGCCGGGCTGACCGAGCACGTGACGGTCGGCGACTTCACCCGTGAGTCCGGCGTGCAGGCGATGCGCCGGCTGCTGGCCGCCGACCCCGGGCTCGACGCCGTGTTCGTGGCCTCGGACATGATGGCGCACGGGGCCCTGCAGGCGCTGAAGGAGGCCGGTCGCCGGGTGCCCGAGGACGTGGCGGTGATCGGCTTCGACGACGTGGAGATCAGCCGGCTCAGCGACCCGCCGCTGACCACGGTGCACCAGCCCATCGTGGACATGGGCCGCACGATGGCCCGGCAGATCCTGGGCCTGGTGGCCGACCGGCGCGACGTGCCACCGGCCGTGGTGCTGCCGACCGAGCTGGTGCTCAGAGCGACGGCGTGA